The following are encoded together in the Hydractinia symbiolongicarpus strain clone_291-10 chromosome 14, HSymV2.1, whole genome shotgun sequence genome:
- the LOC130625108 gene encoding uncharacterized protein LOC130625108, with amino-acid sequence MQLHNALYERFTKANPQYFDYVIKVLLKEAIALMYGKVANLSRMEVDSSIGKYSKLYFSRDEEMNESTSDEETSSKTFKDMVLEGLKRREKRLEPAANLIGPSETMRKKQCREVSLKDTRSHGKNGSGSSEPYNANSEKEHSPTTNPRYLNEAISRKQSSTILVGVIEAIPSASLLRITDGTTKAAMLQFPTDYHHLVGNIQSGDLLLVVGVFFDENRVGRMKKSSKISKFSVSSKPFPNEWNKNVSVDRLERLHGYLVNTYEILVPVSQQSSWEILLLEEEDPVFCKVVVETEKEPDTVKEHDLNSSTSEYAPTLSSDEEALNALICSAPYC; translated from the exons TACTTTGACTATGTTATTAAAGTTTTATTGAAAGAAGCCATAGCATTGATGTATGGGAAAGTGGCTAACTTGTCACGGATGGAG GTAGACAGTTCCATTGGAAAATAttctaaattatatttttctagAGATGAGGAAATGAACGAGTCAACTTCTG aTGAAGAAACCTCATCAAAAACTTTCAAAGATATGGTTTTAGAAGGTTTGAAGAGAAGAGAAAAACGTTTAG AACCGGCAGCAAACCTAATAGGACCCTCTGAAACAATGAGAAAGAAACAATGTAGAGAA GTAAGCCTTAAAGACACCAGAAGTCATGG AAAGAATGGCAGTGGTTCGTCAG agCCCTACAACGCCAATTCTGAAAAg GAACATTCACCAACCACCAATCCTCGATATTTAAACGAAGCAATCAGTAGAAAACAAAGTTCCACAATTCTTGTTGGAGTTATCGAAGCAATACCATCTGCATCGCTTTTGAGAATCACAGATGGTACAACAAAAGCAGCGATGCTTCAATTTCCAACGGATTATCACCATCTTGTTGGAAATATACAATCTGGTGACCTTTTGCTTGTTGTCGGCGTATTTTTTGATGAAAACAGAGTAGGGAGAATGAAGAAAAGtagtaaaatatcaaaattctcAGTGTCATCGAAGCCATTTCCAAATGAAT GGAATAAAAATGTAAGCGTGGACCGGTTGGAACGCCTACATGGATATCTAGTAAATACGTATGAAATTCTTGTTCCTGTTAGTCAGCAAAGTTCATGGGagatactgcttttagaagaaGAAG ATCCTGTTTTTTGCAAAGTTGTTGTAGAG ACGGAAAAGGAACCAGATACTGTGAAAGAA CATGATTTAAACTCTTCTACATCTGAATACGCCCCAACTTTAAGCAGTGACGAAGAAG CCTTGAATGCGTTAATTTGCTCTGCTCCATACTGCTAA
- the LOC130626107 gene encoding uncharacterized protein LOC130626107 isoform X2 yields the protein MFSKKRTSLLRRAEASAEVNVDGTDEIVKVKKPQNRNKKRNKKMKTKFQSEASKQRQKRKKENKIQELLKQHLGATDCVTSQIGADKKKFYVYKCPVCKSFISAKLQRHLIESHEYSYDDARMASTKMRLLYLWCHADKHSIHLPLPCETCHEWHSRLDRHLKTHPVHKTLKSEEVAKMVEDARAKYWVKGYSSHPKPGDSAVPDVVEEQNEYEEEIYNNEEVLIRLKPKPLESLSPSIDYIPPAASRLSQQDRKTWNIKFADYFTIYFQNSEDLLDAFEQDLLTSGHTKANSVQHRNHVTLMWSAVDRELNMFPVNPMSNIHLFRDFYHRPTFKSIGKHGGVQASTLSSRYVSLGFFIQYLRRNQVFAGMSRVQLQILSDTIKDFNKQLNPFIKQRKVQVRRLKVKHLLHPQHFINFGQSEYVQTLISKAENRDKHCQYTKRFAQNFRDYLIASLVIGNGLRASNIMNLRLNDFENFQVVKGYEGHKVLTNDNYKTSTIYGEKFIVMPDALHQHFLFYQKFLRPIISKSKSEKAFLPSSGQPQMSQTNVSSSLTSSFSHAKVLKPNEYHRVSCTRIRCGLATFACNDGGFESAFFAKHFMKNREHTTDLHYNLLSNRRHALNIAMKLYESFNGADGIEIHAEPQDVQLLVTKLKNSTSNINKENVIQWLLKNDPSISKHELSDMKAILEEVNRTHNSIGNTSTFYSKKQQDSSSECSSTEDTGTDFEKATVDDDKVDEKRNGEKDVSDNEVGECNTEKGDNDCSRKKNSYIPKIDILEEYGVSKPGDFIIPRQLGARVGYLVCAFFCKQLIIRNDYDNSSNVETFTNAEVSSRLADLPCERLREIFETRDLSNWKFYVLALRTKYWRCTKEGGLNRWRKFLNEAIEMVEACKKQCMAADSTPANFSTTDNKNDGATVDDDKVDEKRDGEKDVSDNDVEASNTEKGDNDGSHRKNSYIPNAAVYKEGIENGRDIRKDAETKGKKRRQHALRIMPTFVKNVTEDEKDEIEDSGKDVKSTVRRCQRSYIPPPTCSMPSFMNDPNVKKEFVKPSEVMDVYNIHFTREKMSQSEATGERYCVTATDPRESFVCKKIDDFIGRGVFALKTFLPNDFLLQYPGELVDAKVGAERELLYEKEGRGCYLFFFNFNGRKLCVDATNEHTRYGKYVNDSGKSYANSAVRVKYFAGSPYLCLFAIKKIDIGTEIRYSYGETYGLSWRKLNNYKRPFTLEMLDDATVGDAESISQ from the exons ATGTTTTCAAAGAAAAGG aCGTCCTTACTTAGAAGGGCAGAAGCTTCCGCGGAAGTAAATGTGGACGGCACAGATGAAATTGTGAAAGTAAAGAAGCCtcaaaacagaaacaaaaaaaggaacaaaaaaatgaaaacaaaatttcaatctGAGGCTTCAAAACAacgacaaaaaagaaaaaaagaaaacaaaatccaAGAACTGCTTAAACAGCATTTGGGAGCGACTGATTGCGTTACGTCACAAATTGGTGcagataaaaagaaattttatgtttacaaatgCCCAGTGTGTAAAAGTTTTATAAGTGCTAAGTTACAGAGGCACTTGATCGAAAGTCATGAGTACAGTTACGATGACGCTAGGATGGCAAGCACCAAGATGCGTTTGTTGTATTTGTGGTGTCATGCAGACAAACATTCAATTCATCTTCCTCTACCTTGTGAAACATGTCATGAATGGCATAGCAG GCTAGATCGCCACCTCAAAACGCACCCAGTCCATAAGACGTTAAAGAGTGAAGAAGTGGCAAAAATGGTTGAAGATGCCAGAGCTAAGTATTGGGTGAAAGGTTACAGCAGTCATCCCAAACCTGGAGACAGTGCTGTTCCGGATGTCGTCGAGGAACAGAACGAATACGAGGAAGAAATATATAATAATGAAGAGGTATTAATAAGGCTGAAACCTAAGCCATTAGAATCCTTATCGCCTAGCATAGACTACATTCCACCAGCTGCCAGCCGTCTATCTCAACAGGATAGAAAGACGTGGAATATAAAGTTTGCTGACTATTTTacaatttattttcaaaattcggAAGATCTGCTAGATGCATTTGAACAGGATTTGTTGACATCCGGCCATACGAAGGCTAATTCTGTTCAGCACAGAAACCATGTGACATTGATGTGGTCAGCTGTTGACAGAGAACTGAACATGTTTCCAGTAAACCCGATGTCAAATATTCATCTCTTTCGTGATTTTTATCACCGCCCAACGTTTAAATCAATTGGTAAGCATGGAGGAGTTCAGGCAAGCACTTTATCATCACGTTATGTTTCTCTTGGCTTCTTCATTCAGTACTTGCGACGGAATCAGGTGTTTGCTGGAATGAGTCGTGTGCAGCTTCAAATTCTCTCTGATACGATCAAAGACTTTAATAAGCAGCTCAACCCATTTATAAAGCAAAGAAAAGTGCAGGTTAGAAGGCTCAAAGTGAAGCACCTATTGCATCCAcaacattttataaattttggtCAAAGCGAATATGTACAAACATTAATATCCAAGGCTGAGAATCGTGACAAACACTGTCAATATACAAAGCGGTTTGCTCAAAATTTCCGCGACTATTTGATAGCAAGTCTTGTAATTGGTAACGGTTTGAGAGCCTCCAACATAATGAATTTAAGGTTaaatgattttgaaaacttCCAAGTGGTAAAAGGTTATGAAGGCCACAAAGTGCTGACAAACGATAACTATAAAACCAGCACTATATATGGTGAAAAATTTATAGTCATGCCCGATGCACTACACCAACATttccttttttatcaaaaatttttacGACCAATAATTTCAAAGTCTAAATCTGAAAAAGCGTTTTTACCGTCATCCGGCCAGCCACAAATGAGTCAAACTAATGTATCTTCATCGCTGACATCTAGCTTTAGTCATGCTAAAGTTTTAAAGCCAAATGAATACCACAGAGTGTCGTGCACTCGAATACGTTGCGGACTTGCAACGTTTGCATGTAATGATGGGGGATTCGAGTCTgcattttttgcaaaacatttcATGAAGAATCGAGAACACACAACTGATTTGCACTATAACCTGTTGTCCAATCGAAGACATGCTTTAAATATTGCAATGAAATTGTACGAGTCTTTCAATGGTGCAGATGGCATCGAGATTCACGCTGAGCCTCAAGATGTTCAGTTATTAGTCACTAAATTGAAAAACTCTACAAGTAACATCAACAAAGAAAACGTTATCCAATGGTTGCTTAAAAATGATCCATCTATTTCAAAACACGAATTAAGTGATATGAAGGCAATCCTTGAGGAAGTAAATCGAACTCACAACTCCATTGGAAACACTTCTACCTTTTATAGCAAAAAACAACAG GATTCATCAAGTGAATGTTCCAGTACCGAAGATACTGGCACAGATTTTGAAAAG gcTACTGTGGATGACGACAAAGTGGATGAAAAAAGAAATGGTGAAAAAGATGTG AGCGACAACGAAGTTGGAGAATGTAATACTGAGAAAGGTGACAATGATTGCTCCCGCAAGAAGAATTCTTACATACCAAAG ATCGACATTCTTGAAGAATATGGAGTTTCAAAACCTGGAGATTTTATCATTCCACGGCAGTTAGGTGCAAGAGTTGGGTATTTAGTTTGCGCATTTTTCTGCAAACAGTTAATAATACGCAATGACTATGACAACTCATCAAATGTTGAAACTTTCACAAATGCCGAAGTTTCATCCAGGCTGGCAGATCTACCGTGCGAACGTTTGCGTGAGATATTTGAAACTCGTGATTTAAGCAATTGGAAATTTTATGTTCTCGCTTTGAGAACGAAATACTGGCGATGCACGAAAGAAGGTGGACTAAATCGCTGGAGAAAATTTCTGAACGAGGCCATAGAAATGGTTGAGGCCTGCAAGAAACA GTGTATGGCTGCGGACTCG ACACCCGCTAATTTTTCAACAACCGATAACAAAAATGACGGA gctACTGTGGATGACGACAAAGTGGATGAAAAAAGAGATGGTGAAAAAGATGTG AGCGACAATGACGTTGAAGCAAGTAATACTGAGAAAGGTGACAATGATGGTTCCCACAGGAAGAATTCTTACATACCAAAT gctgctgtatataaagaaggaatAGAAAATGGACGAGATATTAGAAAGGATGCG gAGACTAAGGGAAAGAAGCGTCGGCAACATGCACTACGCATTATGCCTACATTTGTGAAAAAT GTTACTGAGGATGAGAAAGATGAAATAGAGGATAGTGGAAAGGATGTT AAAAGTACAGTGAGAAGGTGTCAACGTAGCTACATACCACCACCAACATGTAGTATGCCTTCATTTATGAACGAT ccaaatgtaaaaaaagaatttgtaaaACCATCGGAG GTTATGGATGTCTACAATATCCACTTTACCCGTGAAAAAATG TCACAATCTGAAGCAACGGGCGAAAGATATTGTGTGACCGCAACGGATCCAAGAGAAAGCTtcgtttgtaaaaaaattgatgattttattg GCAGAGGagtttttgctttaaaaacgtttttacctAATGATTTCCTATTGCAATATCCTGGGGAATTAGTTGATGCAAAAGTCGGGGCAGAGCGCGAGCTTCTTTACGAAAAAGAAGGTCGTGGCtgttacttgtttttttttaattttaatggcaGAAAACTTTG TGTTGATGCTACAAACGAGCATACACGTTATGGCAAATATGTCAATGACAGTGGAAAGTCTTATGCAAACAGTGCAGTGAGAGTAAAATACTTTGCAGGAAGTCCCTACCTTTGTCTTTTTGCGATTAAGAAAATAGATATTGGTACAGAAATAag GTATAGCTATGGAGAAACGTACGGGCTTAGTTGGAGGAAATTG AACAACTATAAAAGACCATTTACTTTGGAGATGCTC GATGATGCCACTGTGGGAGATGCCGAATCAATAAGCCAATAG
- the LOC130626107 gene encoding uncharacterized protein LOC130626107 isoform X1 codes for MYYRFILFVELSSIYLISNLFCFFQTSLLRRAEASAEVNVDGTDEIVKVKKPQNRNKKRNKKMKTKFQSEASKQRQKRKKENKIQELLKQHLGATDCVTSQIGADKKKFYVYKCPVCKSFISAKLQRHLIESHEYSYDDARMASTKMRLLYLWCHADKHSIHLPLPCETCHEWHSRLDRHLKTHPVHKTLKSEEVAKMVEDARAKYWVKGYSSHPKPGDSAVPDVVEEQNEYEEEIYNNEEVLIRLKPKPLESLSPSIDYIPPAASRLSQQDRKTWNIKFADYFTIYFQNSEDLLDAFEQDLLTSGHTKANSVQHRNHVTLMWSAVDRELNMFPVNPMSNIHLFRDFYHRPTFKSIGKHGGVQASTLSSRYVSLGFFIQYLRRNQVFAGMSRVQLQILSDTIKDFNKQLNPFIKQRKVQVRRLKVKHLLHPQHFINFGQSEYVQTLISKAENRDKHCQYTKRFAQNFRDYLIASLVIGNGLRASNIMNLRLNDFENFQVVKGYEGHKVLTNDNYKTSTIYGEKFIVMPDALHQHFLFYQKFLRPIISKSKSEKAFLPSSGQPQMSQTNVSSSLTSSFSHAKVLKPNEYHRVSCTRIRCGLATFACNDGGFESAFFAKHFMKNREHTTDLHYNLLSNRRHALNIAMKLYESFNGADGIEIHAEPQDVQLLVTKLKNSTSNINKENVIQWLLKNDPSISKHELSDMKAILEEVNRTHNSIGNTSTFYSKKQQDSSSECSSTEDTGTDFEKATVDDDKVDEKRNGEKDVSDNEVGECNTEKGDNDCSRKKNSYIPKIDILEEYGVSKPGDFIIPRQLGARVGYLVCAFFCKQLIIRNDYDNSSNVETFTNAEVSSRLADLPCERLREIFETRDLSNWKFYVLALRTKYWRCTKEGGLNRWRKFLNEAIEMVEACKKQCMAADSTPANFSTTDNKNDGATVDDDKVDEKRDGEKDVSDNDVEASNTEKGDNDGSHRKNSYIPNAAVYKEGIENGRDIRKDAETKGKKRRQHALRIMPTFVKNVTEDEKDEIEDSGKDVKSTVRRCQRSYIPPPTCSMPSFMNDPNVKKEFVKPSEVMDVYNIHFTREKMSQSEATGERYCVTATDPRESFVCKKIDDFIGRGVFALKTFLPNDFLLQYPGELVDAKVGAERELLYEKEGRGCYLFFFNFNGRKLCVDATNEHTRYGKYVNDSGKSYANSAVRVKYFAGSPYLCLFAIKKIDIGTEIRYSYGETYGLSWRKLNNYKRPFTLEMLDDATVGDAESISQ; via the exons ATGTATTATCGCTTCATTCTTTTTGTGGAACTTTCGTCAATTTATCTCATAAGCaatcttttttgcttttttcagaCGTCCTTACTTAGAAGGGCAGAAGCTTCCGCGGAAGTAAATGTGGACGGCACAGATGAAATTGTGAAAGTAAAGAAGCCtcaaaacagaaacaaaaaaaggaacaaaaaaatgaaaacaaaatttcaatctGAGGCTTCAAAACAacgacaaaaaagaaaaaaagaaaacaaaatccaAGAACTGCTTAAACAGCATTTGGGAGCGACTGATTGCGTTACGTCACAAATTGGTGcagataaaaagaaattttatgtttacaaatgCCCAGTGTGTAAAAGTTTTATAAGTGCTAAGTTACAGAGGCACTTGATCGAAAGTCATGAGTACAGTTACGATGACGCTAGGATGGCAAGCACCAAGATGCGTTTGTTGTATTTGTGGTGTCATGCAGACAAACATTCAATTCATCTTCCTCTACCTTGTGAAACATGTCATGAATGGCATAGCAG GCTAGATCGCCACCTCAAAACGCACCCAGTCCATAAGACGTTAAAGAGTGAAGAAGTGGCAAAAATGGTTGAAGATGCCAGAGCTAAGTATTGGGTGAAAGGTTACAGCAGTCATCCCAAACCTGGAGACAGTGCTGTTCCGGATGTCGTCGAGGAACAGAACGAATACGAGGAAGAAATATATAATAATGAAGAGGTATTAATAAGGCTGAAACCTAAGCCATTAGAATCCTTATCGCCTAGCATAGACTACATTCCACCAGCTGCCAGCCGTCTATCTCAACAGGATAGAAAGACGTGGAATATAAAGTTTGCTGACTATTTTacaatttattttcaaaattcggAAGATCTGCTAGATGCATTTGAACAGGATTTGTTGACATCCGGCCATACGAAGGCTAATTCTGTTCAGCACAGAAACCATGTGACATTGATGTGGTCAGCTGTTGACAGAGAACTGAACATGTTTCCAGTAAACCCGATGTCAAATATTCATCTCTTTCGTGATTTTTATCACCGCCCAACGTTTAAATCAATTGGTAAGCATGGAGGAGTTCAGGCAAGCACTTTATCATCACGTTATGTTTCTCTTGGCTTCTTCATTCAGTACTTGCGACGGAATCAGGTGTTTGCTGGAATGAGTCGTGTGCAGCTTCAAATTCTCTCTGATACGATCAAAGACTTTAATAAGCAGCTCAACCCATTTATAAAGCAAAGAAAAGTGCAGGTTAGAAGGCTCAAAGTGAAGCACCTATTGCATCCAcaacattttataaattttggtCAAAGCGAATATGTACAAACATTAATATCCAAGGCTGAGAATCGTGACAAACACTGTCAATATACAAAGCGGTTTGCTCAAAATTTCCGCGACTATTTGATAGCAAGTCTTGTAATTGGTAACGGTTTGAGAGCCTCCAACATAATGAATTTAAGGTTaaatgattttgaaaacttCCAAGTGGTAAAAGGTTATGAAGGCCACAAAGTGCTGACAAACGATAACTATAAAACCAGCACTATATATGGTGAAAAATTTATAGTCATGCCCGATGCACTACACCAACATttccttttttatcaaaaatttttacGACCAATAATTTCAAAGTCTAAATCTGAAAAAGCGTTTTTACCGTCATCCGGCCAGCCACAAATGAGTCAAACTAATGTATCTTCATCGCTGACATCTAGCTTTAGTCATGCTAAAGTTTTAAAGCCAAATGAATACCACAGAGTGTCGTGCACTCGAATACGTTGCGGACTTGCAACGTTTGCATGTAATGATGGGGGATTCGAGTCTgcattttttgcaaaacatttcATGAAGAATCGAGAACACACAACTGATTTGCACTATAACCTGTTGTCCAATCGAAGACATGCTTTAAATATTGCAATGAAATTGTACGAGTCTTTCAATGGTGCAGATGGCATCGAGATTCACGCTGAGCCTCAAGATGTTCAGTTATTAGTCACTAAATTGAAAAACTCTACAAGTAACATCAACAAAGAAAACGTTATCCAATGGTTGCTTAAAAATGATCCATCTATTTCAAAACACGAATTAAGTGATATGAAGGCAATCCTTGAGGAAGTAAATCGAACTCACAACTCCATTGGAAACACTTCTACCTTTTATAGCAAAAAACAACAG GATTCATCAAGTGAATGTTCCAGTACCGAAGATACTGGCACAGATTTTGAAAAG gcTACTGTGGATGACGACAAAGTGGATGAAAAAAGAAATGGTGAAAAAGATGTG AGCGACAACGAAGTTGGAGAATGTAATACTGAGAAAGGTGACAATGATTGCTCCCGCAAGAAGAATTCTTACATACCAAAG ATCGACATTCTTGAAGAATATGGAGTTTCAAAACCTGGAGATTTTATCATTCCACGGCAGTTAGGTGCAAGAGTTGGGTATTTAGTTTGCGCATTTTTCTGCAAACAGTTAATAATACGCAATGACTATGACAACTCATCAAATGTTGAAACTTTCACAAATGCCGAAGTTTCATCCAGGCTGGCAGATCTACCGTGCGAACGTTTGCGTGAGATATTTGAAACTCGTGATTTAAGCAATTGGAAATTTTATGTTCTCGCTTTGAGAACGAAATACTGGCGATGCACGAAAGAAGGTGGACTAAATCGCTGGAGAAAATTTCTGAACGAGGCCATAGAAATGGTTGAGGCCTGCAAGAAACA GTGTATGGCTGCGGACTCG ACACCCGCTAATTTTTCAACAACCGATAACAAAAATGACGGA gctACTGTGGATGACGACAAAGTGGATGAAAAAAGAGATGGTGAAAAAGATGTG AGCGACAATGACGTTGAAGCAAGTAATACTGAGAAAGGTGACAATGATGGTTCCCACAGGAAGAATTCTTACATACCAAAT gctgctgtatataaagaaggaatAGAAAATGGACGAGATATTAGAAAGGATGCG gAGACTAAGGGAAAGAAGCGTCGGCAACATGCACTACGCATTATGCCTACATTTGTGAAAAAT GTTACTGAGGATGAGAAAGATGAAATAGAGGATAGTGGAAAGGATGTT AAAAGTACAGTGAGAAGGTGTCAACGTAGCTACATACCACCACCAACATGTAGTATGCCTTCATTTATGAACGAT ccaaatgtaaaaaaagaatttgtaaaACCATCGGAG GTTATGGATGTCTACAATATCCACTTTACCCGTGAAAAAATG TCACAATCTGAAGCAACGGGCGAAAGATATTGTGTGACCGCAACGGATCCAAGAGAAAGCTtcgtttgtaaaaaaattgatgattttattg GCAGAGGagtttttgctttaaaaacgtttttacctAATGATTTCCTATTGCAATATCCTGGGGAATTAGTTGATGCAAAAGTCGGGGCAGAGCGCGAGCTTCTTTACGAAAAAGAAGGTCGTGGCtgttacttgtttttttttaattttaatggcaGAAAACTTTG TGTTGATGCTACAAACGAGCATACACGTTATGGCAAATATGTCAATGACAGTGGAAAGTCTTATGCAAACAGTGCAGTGAGAGTAAAATACTTTGCAGGAAGTCCCTACCTTTGTCTTTTTGCGATTAAGAAAATAGATATTGGTACAGAAATAag GTATAGCTATGGAGAAACGTACGGGCTTAGTTGGAGGAAATTG AACAACTATAAAAGACCATTTACTTTGGAGATGCTC GATGATGCCACTGTGGGAGATGCCGAATCAATAAGCCAATAG